TCGTCTAGTGGCCCAGGACGCCGCCCTCTCAAGGCGGTAACACGGGTTCGAATCCCGTATGCGGCATGGGGGAACATGGTGGCTGTGGCTCAATGGTAGAGCACCTGGTTGTGGCCCAGGAGGTTACGGGTTCGAGCCCCGTCAGCCACCCTTAGACATTTTTAACAAAGAGGCACCTTTAGTGGTGCTTTTTTTGTTTCAGGATCAGGTTAGCTTCACTGATTTCAAATTATCTCAACAAAGAACAAAAGTTCTGTAGGGTAGCGAATTCTAAATTTAAGAATTTAACGTCAATCAAAAAAACTAACGAGGTGAATGTTATGAAACAAGTGAGATTAGGCCAAACCGATCTGCAAGTCTCGCGGGTGGCTTTTGGTGGTATCCCCATCCAACGCCTGAGTCATGAAAAGGCAGTCAGGGTGGTGCGGCGGTGCCTTGATTTGGGCATCACTATGCTTGATACGGCCAACGGCTACACTACCAGCGAGGAGCGGATCGGCCAGGCCATCGCCGGTCGGCGACAACAAGTGATCATTGCCACCAAAACCGGCGCGCGAGACAAGGTCACGGCCCTGGCCCACCTGGATTTGAGTTTGCAGCGCTTGCGCACCGATTACATTGACTTGTGGCAATTCCATAATGTCAGCACAGCAGCCGCATACGAGCAGGTGCTTGGCCCGGGCGGCGCGCTGGAAGCGGCCCAGACGGCTTTGCGCGCCGGCAAAATTCGGCATATTGGCCTTACCAGTCACTCCTTGGACATTGCTTTACAAGCCGTTCCATCAGGTTACTTTGAGACGATACAGTTCCCCTTCAACTTTGTCACCGATGAAGCGGGCCAAGCCTTGA
This window of the Anaerolineae bacterium genome carries:
- a CDS encoding aldo/keto reductase, with the protein product MKQVRLGQTDLQVSRVAFGGIPIQRLSHEKAVRVVRRCLDLGITMLDTANGYTTSEERIGQAIAGRRQQVIIATKTGARDKVTALAHLDLSLQRLRTDYIDLWQFHNVSTAAAYEQVLGPGGALEAAQTALRAGKIRHIGLTSHSLDIALQAVPSGYFETIQFPFNFVTDEAGQALIPLARQHDVGFIAMKPFAGGLLDNARLTLKHLLQYEHIVPDPGIQKIEEIEEIVDIVNGSWTLTPQEWQDIEGIRAKVGDRFCRRCDYCQPCPQEVRISTVMTLRSFWHRFPPERFFTGFVAEAVESARRCAECGDCEARCPYQLPIREMLVENIAFYDQVASSRG